The Roseibaca calidilacus genome has a window encoding:
- a CDS encoding thiamine phosphate synthase encodes MAEDRPQLYLVTPPSFDLDSFAPQLARILDAQDVACLRLHMATQDTDAILRAGDALRELAHARDIPLVIADHVLMVERLGLDGVHLTDPGSGIRKLRDTMGADAIIGAHCGNLRHDGMAAGEAGADYIAFGPVGETLLGDGAHAERELFEWWSELIEVPVVAEGALTTALVESLAPVTDFFAIGPEIWGDEDPLARLRALIAPLD; translated from the coding sequence ATGGCCGAGGACAGACCCCAGCTTTACCTTGTCACGCCCCCCAGTTTCGATCTGGACAGTTTCGCGCCGCAACTGGCCCGCATTCTGGATGCGCAGGATGTGGCCTGCCTGCGCCTGCATATGGCCACGCAAGACACAGACGCCATTCTGCGTGCGGGCGACGCGTTGCGCGAATTGGCCCATGCCCGCGACATTCCGCTGGTGATTGCCGATCATGTGCTGATGGTCGAACGGCTGGGGCTGGACGGGGTGCATCTGACAGACCCCGGCAGCGGCATTCGCAAACTGCGCGACACCATGGGCGCGGATGCGATCATCGGGGCGCATTGCGGCAACCTGCGCCATGACGGTATGGCCGCGGGCGAAGCGGGTGCGGATTACATCGCCTTTGGCCCGGTGGGTGAAACGCTTTTGGGCGACGGGGCACATGCCGAACGCGAATTGTTCGAATGGTGGTCCGAGTTGATAGAGGTGCCGGTCGTGGCCGAAGGCGCGCTGACCACGGCACTGGTCGAAAGCCTTGCCCCGGTCACGGATTTCTTCGCCATCGGCCCGGAAATCTGGGGCGATGAAGACCCGCTGGCACGCCTGCGGGCCTTGATCGCGCCGCTTGATTAA
- the ctaA gene encoding heme A synthase → MAAKRAIFEDVSDNKQAQAAPQGGVIDRRPKGARGAIRIWLMVLFALVCVMIAVGGMTRLTDSGLSITEWRPVTGALPPLNAADWAAEFEKYRQIDQYRLMNQGMSLDEFKVIYWWEWGHRQLGRVIGLVWAVGFLFFWLTKRIPTGWTPRLLFLGALGGLQGAIGWWMVASGLTEGMVSVASYRLATHLGLAFVILGFIAWYAFLLNRPEAELMTARRAREAKLFSLSTGLMHFAFLQILLGALVAGIDAGRGYTDWPMMNGVFFPPEALDIVPLWQNFFENPAMAQFVHRMAGYLLAVFALVVWLRGRKSAHGATRFAFNAVGLVVLAQIILGIVTVIYAAPWQLGIAHQATAVLLWVLIIRARHLSQYPRFDSLRGAKA, encoded by the coding sequence ATGGCCGCCAAACGCGCAATTTTCGAAGATGTCAGCGACAACAAACAGGCACAGGCCGCCCCGCAAGGCGGCGTGATCGACCGCCGCCCCAAAGGCGCGCGCGGTGCGATCCGCATTTGGCTGATGGTGCTGTTCGCGCTGGTCTGCGTAATGATCGCCGTCGGCGGCATGACCCGGCTGACCGATAGCGGCTTGTCGATTACCGAGTGGCGCCCCGTAACCGGCGCATTGCCGCCCCTGAATGCCGCCGACTGGGCCGCCGAATTCGAGAAATACCGCCAGATCGACCAATACCGCCTGATGAACCAAGGCATGAGCTTGGACGAGTTCAAGGTCATCTATTGGTGGGAATGGGGCCACCGCCAGTTGGGCCGGGTGATCGGGCTGGTCTGGGCCGTGGGGTTCCTGTTTTTCTGGCTGACCAAGCGCATTCCCACCGGCTGGACGCCGCGCCTGCTGTTTCTGGGGGCCTTGGGCGGCCTGCAAGGCGCGATCGGCTGGTGGATGGTGGCCTCTGGCCTGACCGAAGGCATGGTATCGGTCGCCAGCTACCGACTGGCCACGCATTTGGGGCTGGCCTTTGTGATTCTTGGCTTTATCGCGTGGTATGCGTTCCTGCTGAACCGGCCCGAGGCAGAGTTGATGACAGCGCGCCGCGCGCGCGAGGCAAAGCTATTCTCGCTGTCCACCGGGCTGATGCATTTCGCGTTTCTGCAAATCCTGCTTGGCGCGCTGGTCGCGGGCATTGACGCGGGCCGCGGCTATACCGACTGGCCCATGATGAATGGCGTCTTCTTCCCGCCAGAGGCGCTGGACATCGTGCCACTGTGGCAGAATTTCTTTGAAAACCCGGCCATGGCGCAATTCGTGCACCGCATGGCGGGGTATTTGCTGGCAGTGTTCGCGCTGGTCGTCTGGCTGCGCGGTCGCAAATCGGCGCATGGGGCCACGCGGTTTGCGTTCAATGCGGTCGGGCTTGTGGTGCTGGCGCAGATCATCTTGGGGATTGTGACGGTCATCTATGCCGCGCCTTGGCAGCTTGGAATCGCGCATCAGGCAACTGCGGTGCTGCTCTGGGTGCTGATCATCCGCGCGCGGCACCTGTCGCAATAT
- a CDS encoding RNA methyltransferase has product MTPQDDAIFDENTPLMVLVRPQMGRNIGAAARAMLNFGCARMRVVAPRDGWPNPDAVALASGASPVLDRAGVFDDLPSAIGDCDYVYATTARGRGITKPVLTPERAMAEARALTAAGKRVAVLFGPERAGLENDDVARANAIITVPVNPAFYSLNLAQCVLLVAYEFLRQTTDTPPEVQAMAGTEFATAIEREKLGDHVETQLGDTGFFFPPEKASSMKLALRNMWGRLPLTRADVQTLHGILRHMARKRG; this is encoded by the coding sequence ATGACCCCGCAAGACGACGCGATTTTCGACGAAAACACGCCCCTTATGGTGCTGGTGCGCCCGCAGATGGGGCGCAATATCGGGGCTGCGGCGCGCGCGATGCTGAATTTCGGCTGCGCGCGGATGCGGGTGGTCGCACCCCGCGATGGCTGGCCGAACCCCGATGCGGTGGCGCTGGCTTCTGGCGCGTCGCCTGTGCTGGACCGTGCGGGCGTGTTCGATGATCTGCCAAGCGCTATTGGCGATTGCGATTATGTCTATGCCACCACCGCGCGTGGGCGGGGGATTACCAAGCCTGTGCTGACACCCGAACGCGCCATGGCCGAAGCTCGCGCCCTGACCGCGGCGGGCAAGCGCGTGGCGGTGCTGTTCGGGCCAGAGCGCGCAGGGCTTGAAAATGACGATGTGGCGCGCGCCAACGCCATTATCACCGTGCCGGTGAACCCCGCGTTTTATTCCTTGAACCTGGCGCAATGCGTGCTGCTGGTCGCCTATGAATTCCTGCGCCAAACCACCGACACGCCGCCCGAAGTGCAGGCCATGGCAGGGACCGAGTTTGCAACCGCCATCGAGCGCGAGAAACTGGGCGACCATGTCGAAACCCAGCTAGGTGACACCGGCTTTTTCTTTCCGCCTGAAAAGGCCAGCAGCATGAAGCTGGCGCTGCGCAACATGTGGGGCCGCCTGCCCCTGACCCGCGCCGATGTGCAAACCCTGCATGGCATCTTGCGGCACATGGCGCGCAAGCGCGGGTGA